The proteins below come from a single Saccharopolyspora sp. SCSIO 74807 genomic window:
- a CDS encoding SdpI family protein, producing the protein MAELGGLLGLAFGLLLLSGMVHYVSHAAATGAIGRNAMIGIRTRHTRASDRAWLVAHRAAAPCLATGAWIGYSAAALIVLVGGSLLATGIGPVAGLAIGFLGYAGVIVLSAIGGSKANRAAEQAENS; encoded by the coding sequence ATGGCTGAGCTGGGCGGACTGCTGGGCCTCGCGTTCGGATTGCTGTTGTTGTCCGGGATGGTCCACTACGTGAGCCATGCGGCGGCCACCGGCGCGATCGGCCGGAACGCGATGATCGGGATCAGGACGAGGCACACGCGGGCTTCGGATCGCGCCTGGCTGGTGGCGCACCGGGCGGCTGCTCCGTGCCTCGCGACCGGCGCGTGGATCGGCTACTCCGCTGCCGCATTGATCGTGCTCGTAGGCGGCTCGCTGCTGGCGACGGGGATCGGGCCTGTCGCGGGCCTGGCGATCGGATTCCTCGGATACGCCGGAGTGATCGTGCTCAGCGCGATCGGCGGCAGCAAAGCCAATAGGGCGGCCGAACAAGCCGAAAACAGCTGA
- a CDS encoding serine/threonine-protein kinase — protein MSAVSSYYGEDDDWGPPGPPLEPGDAPAPGYRVISLLRRGNRLDVYDLWSEQRQCRCVGKTLRPERAEDDTAAGWLRNEGMLLTSLAHPHLVRGYETVLSNEPVRPVVISETLPGATLSYLVEQHGRLRPVDAAILGVQLCSVLGYLHRQGWAHLDVKPSNVVSAGGRAVLLDLSLACRIGERSTAGTFDYLSPEQARGGEMTAATDVWGLGITLHEALSGAPPWSDVPHRQHRADGSRYYPQLDEAPPPLRTKRRLPARLSRTVDACLLADPTARPSVAEVADRLISWSGIDPAA, from the coding sequence GTGAGCGCGGTCAGCTCCTACTACGGCGAAGACGACGATTGGGGACCTCCCGGTCCTCCGCTGGAACCCGGCGATGCACCGGCGCCCGGGTATCGGGTGATTTCCCTGCTGCGGCGGGGAAATCGGCTCGACGTCTACGACCTGTGGAGCGAGCAGCGGCAGTGCCGGTGCGTCGGCAAAACTCTCCGCCCGGAACGCGCCGAGGACGACACGGCGGCCGGGTGGCTGCGCAACGAGGGAATGCTGCTGACCTCGCTCGCGCATCCGCACCTGGTGCGCGGCTACGAAACCGTGCTCAGCAACGAACCGGTGCGGCCCGTGGTGATCAGCGAAACGCTGCCGGGCGCGACGCTGAGCTACCTCGTCGAGCAGCACGGACGGCTGCGGCCGGTGGACGCGGCGATCCTCGGCGTCCAGCTCTGCTCGGTGCTGGGTTACTTGCACCGGCAGGGCTGGGCGCACCTCGACGTCAAACCGTCCAATGTGGTCTCCGCGGGCGGCCGCGCGGTGCTGCTGGACCTGAGCCTGGCCTGCCGGATCGGCGAGCGCAGCACCGCGGGCACCTTCGACTACCTCTCGCCCGAGCAGGCCCGCGGCGGCGAGATGACCGCGGCCACCGACGTCTGGGGACTCGGAATCACCCTGCACGAGGCGCTTTCCGGAGCTCCGCCGTGGTCGGACGTGCCGCACCGGCAACACCGCGCGGACGGCTCGCGGTACTACCCGCAGCTGGACGAGGCCCCGCCGCCGCTGCGGACCAAGCGTCGCCTGCCCGCGCGACTGTCGCGCACCGTGGACGCCTGCCTCCTCGCCGATCCGACGGCGAGGCCGAGCGTCGCGGAAGTCGCGGACCGGCTCATCTCCTGGTCCGGCATCGACCCCGCAGCCTGA
- the bla gene encoding class A beta-lactamase → MHIRHFRQSAVALSALFALVGCAGVEAPAPGTGAPGTGAPNVGAPNAAAQNAGAQNAPAARPDTSTDEDFARLEQQFGARLGVYAVDTATGEEIAHRADDRFAYASTHKAFSGAAVLQRNEVGELNRRITYSEADLLPHSPVTEKHVGTGLPLREVIGAAIRHSDNTAANLLFRELGGPPELQRAMRAIGDATIHVDRTEPDLNRTSPGDIRDTSTPRAMAETLRKLTVGNVLPQDKRGILNEMLRTAQLTDDLIRAGVPADWEVGDKSGAADYATRNDIAVIRPPGRAPIMLAVMSDKADKDADYDNALIAQAARVVADDLR, encoded by the coding sequence GTGCACATACGACACTTCCGGCAGTCCGCGGTCGCCTTGTCGGCGCTGTTCGCGCTCGTCGGCTGCGCGGGCGTCGAGGCTCCGGCGCCGGGAACGGGGGCGCCGGGAACGGGGGCGCCGAACGTCGGGGCTCCGAACGCGGCGGCCCAGAACGCGGGAGCCCAGAACGCTCCTGCGGCCCGCCCGGACACTTCCACCGATGAGGATTTCGCGCGGCTGGAGCAGCAGTTCGGCGCCCGCCTCGGCGTGTACGCGGTGGACACGGCCACCGGCGAGGAGATCGCCCACCGCGCCGACGACCGCTTCGCCTACGCCTCCACGCACAAGGCGTTCTCCGGCGCAGCGGTGTTGCAGCGCAACGAGGTCGGCGAGCTGAACCGGCGGATCACCTACTCCGAGGCCGACTTGCTGCCGCATTCCCCGGTCACGGAAAAGCACGTCGGCACCGGCTTGCCGCTGCGCGAGGTGATCGGCGCCGCGATCCGCCACAGCGACAACACAGCCGCGAACCTGCTGTTCCGCGAGCTCGGCGGTCCGCCCGAGTTGCAGCGGGCGATGCGCGCCATCGGCGACGCGACCATCCACGTCGATCGGACGGAGCCGGACCTGAACCGGACCAGCCCGGGCGACATCCGCGACACGAGCACTCCGCGCGCCATGGCCGAAACGCTGCGCAAGCTCACCGTCGGCAACGTCCTGCCGCAGGACAAGCGCGGCATCCTCAACGAGATGCTGCGCACCGCCCAGCTCACCGACGACCTGATCCGCGCGGGCGTGCCCGCGGACTGGGAGGTCGGCGACAAATCCGGCGCCGCCGACTACGCGACGCGCAACGACATCGCCGTGATCCGCCCGCCCGGCCGCGCGCCGATCATGCTCGCGGTCATGTCGGACAAGGCGGACAAGGATGCGGACTACGACAACGCCCTGATCGCCCAGGCGGCCCGCGTGGTCGCCGACGACCTGCGTTGA
- a CDS encoding LysR family transcriptional regulator, translating to MDLVGGCKAFVSVSELGSFTRGSAAAGIPQPVASRRVAALERHLGERLFDRSSRRAHLTPFGRDMLPWARRLMRLADAMEQAAERARLRELPVAMPATCGNRELAELDAEARASELFLEFRLAAPGERVDLLRTQDVRAALTAVPPDEASWTVLLGVGSAVDLPSGAVHLETLRVGRSGRTPRRRVWIQPEDDVPHIRDRLFRVRNSVGLRPAQVTVAESLTSAVAEVFGSADLLLCSAAQAAEFGLRWRPIAEVQLARGFEIAAEVGDDAEKLRTLLWSGVARCLGADEQEQGCTPKS from the coding sequence GTGGACCTGGTCGGCGGCTGCAAAGCGTTCGTGAGCGTGAGCGAACTCGGCAGCTTCACCCGCGGATCCGCCGCGGCCGGCATCCCGCAGCCGGTGGCCAGCCGCCGGGTCGCCGCGCTGGAACGACACCTCGGCGAGCGGCTTTTCGACCGCAGCTCCCGGCGCGCACACCTCACCCCGTTCGGCCGCGACATGCTGCCGTGGGCGCGGCGGCTGATGCGGCTCGCCGACGCGATGGAACAGGCCGCGGAACGTGCGCGGCTCCGCGAACTTCCGGTGGCGATGCCCGCGACCTGCGGAAACCGGGAACTCGCCGAACTCGACGCGGAAGCCCGCGCCAGCGAGCTGTTCCTCGAATTCCGGCTCGCCGCCCCCGGTGAGCGAGTCGACCTGCTGCGCACGCAGGACGTGCGCGCCGCGCTCACCGCAGTACCGCCCGACGAGGCGAGCTGGACGGTATTGCTCGGGGTGGGCAGCGCGGTCGACCTGCCGTCCGGAGCCGTGCACCTGGAGACGCTGCGCGTCGGGCGTTCCGGGCGGACGCCGCGGCGCCGGGTGTGGATCCAGCCGGAGGACGACGTGCCGCACATCCGGGACCGGCTGTTTCGGGTCCGCAACTCCGTGGGGTTGCGACCCGCGCAAGTGACCGTCGCCGAGTCGCTGACCTCGGCCGTCGCAGAAGTCTTCGGGTCGGCGGACCTGCTGCTGTGCTCGGCGGCCCAAGCCGCGGAATTCGGGCTGCGGTGGCGGCCGATCGCCGAGGTGCAGCTCGCGCGCGGCTTCGAGATCGCCGCAGAAGTCGGTGACGACGCGGAAAAACTGCGGACGCTGCTGTGGTCGGGCGTCGCGCGCTGCCTCGGGGCGGACGAGCAGGAGCAGGGATGCACGCCGAAAAGCTGA
- a CDS encoding serine hydrolase yields the protein MHAEKLISELVAELEEGGLRGSFLVRDLHSGHEIGIEPDLAYPVASLIKVPLAAATLERIRLGELDGAQELRVQPGRISTPGPTGLTRFRHPARIAIDDLLYLSMAISDNVAADALFDLTPPAEVTRAVRAWGLRGITARHRIGDLADTPAERFDPARAHLAHSLAIGAWTEGRGHEIAQLDVTRANSGTARAFADLLQALWTPSQIDEQVAARVRELMGSNLIRQRLAPDFISDAATWSSKTGTLLNLRHEAGVVEHADGRAFAIAALTESSVPAATQPEAEVLMARVARTLRDHLRR from the coding sequence ATGCACGCCGAAAAGCTGATCAGCGAACTCGTCGCCGAACTCGAAGAAGGCGGGCTGCGCGGCTCGTTCCTGGTGCGCGACCTGCACTCCGGGCACGAGATCGGCATCGAGCCCGACCTCGCCTACCCGGTCGCCTCACTGATCAAAGTGCCGCTGGCCGCCGCCACCCTGGAACGCATCCGGCTCGGCGAACTCGACGGCGCGCAAGAACTGCGGGTGCAGCCGGGCCGGATCAGCACCCCGGGCCCGACCGGGCTGACCAGGTTCCGCCACCCCGCGCGGATCGCGATCGACGACCTGCTCTACCTGAGCATGGCGATCAGCGACAACGTGGCCGCCGACGCGCTGTTCGACCTCACCCCGCCCGCCGAGGTCACGCGGGCCGTGCGGGCGTGGGGGCTGCGCGGGATCACCGCCCGGCACCGGATCGGCGATCTCGCGGACACGCCTGCGGAACGGTTCGACCCGGCACGGGCGCACCTCGCGCACTCGCTGGCCATCGGCGCCTGGACCGAAGGGCGCGGGCACGAGATCGCGCAGCTGGACGTCACGCGCGCGAACTCCGGGACGGCGCGCGCGTTCGCCGACCTGCTGCAAGCGCTGTGGACGCCGTCGCAGATCGACGAGCAGGTCGCCGCGCGGGTGCGGGAGCTGATGGGCAGCAACCTGATCCGGCAACGGCTGGCGCCGGACTTCATCTCCGACGCCGCCACGTGGTCGTCGAAAACGGGGACGTTGCTGAACCTGCGGCACGAAGCCGGTGTCGTCGAGCACGCCGATGGGCGCGCGTTCGCGATCGCAGCGCTCACCGAGTCCAGCGTGCCCGCGGCGACTCAACCCGAAGCTGAAGTGCTCATGGCGCGGGTCGCCCGGACGTTGCGGGACCACTTGCGGCGGTGA
- a CDS encoding DUF6986 family protein, protein MAKTSLDAQEVRQRLDRLSAVDEHMARRYPGVGAGRQPVHTCYVPAHAVAAGTLLRWSDDALAAFGAHLSTSDELAAVLGMDGDVAAGVHPRVREKLSGAAVEDLRIDFEDGYGAPGDEAEDDDAERTAGVVADWLRDGVQPSWFGLRVKSFDTSELRGRSVRTLDVFLTSLLQQWGSLPDGFVLTFPKVVDVAQVEVFVQLLELLEQQLGLAEGALRFEIQVETTQSIVDSSGRFALPRFIEAGAGRVTGLHFGTYDYTASCGLTAAHQHLAHRACDFARHAMQVSAAGTGIFLSDGSTNVLPVGDQVRHGWRTHYDLVRRSLAHGFYQSWDLHPAQLVSRYAAVFAEFREAAPAQGERLAAYASARGGAVLDEPATARALAASFVRALANGATDAAEAEAMTGLDESNLRQLARM, encoded by the coding sequence TTGGCCAAGACTTCGCTGGACGCGCAGGAGGTTCGGCAGCGGCTGGATCGGTTGTCGGCCGTGGACGAGCACATGGCGCGGCGATATCCGGGAGTCGGCGCCGGCCGCCAGCCGGTGCACACCTGCTACGTCCCCGCGCACGCCGTGGCCGCGGGGACCTTGCTGCGCTGGTCGGATGATGCGCTGGCCGCGTTCGGCGCACATCTGTCCACATCGGACGAACTCGCCGCGGTGCTTGGCATGGACGGCGATGTGGCCGCGGGCGTGCATCCGCGGGTGCGGGAGAAGCTTTCCGGCGCGGCGGTCGAGGACCTGCGCATCGACTTCGAGGACGGCTACGGCGCGCCGGGCGACGAAGCCGAGGACGACGACGCCGAGCGCACCGCCGGTGTCGTCGCGGACTGGCTGCGCGACGGCGTGCAGCCGTCGTGGTTCGGGCTGCGCGTGAAGTCGTTCGACACCTCCGAGCTGCGCGGCCGTTCGGTGCGCACGCTGGACGTGTTCCTGACTTCGCTGCTGCAGCAGTGGGGGAGCCTGCCGGACGGGTTCGTGCTGACGTTCCCGAAGGTCGTCGACGTCGCGCAGGTCGAGGTGTTCGTGCAGCTGCTGGAGCTGTTGGAGCAGCAGCTCGGGCTGGCCGAGGGCGCGCTGCGGTTCGAGATCCAGGTGGAGACCACTCAGTCCATAGTGGACTCATCGGGCCGGTTCGCGCTGCCGCGGTTCATCGAGGCGGGCGCCGGGCGGGTCACCGGCCTGCACTTCGGCACCTACGACTACACCGCGAGCTGCGGGCTCACCGCGGCGCACCAGCACTTGGCGCACCGCGCCTGCGACTTCGCGCGGCACGCCATGCAGGTTTCCGCCGCGGGCACGGGGATTTTCCTGTCCGACGGTTCGACGAACGTGCTGCCGGTCGGTGACCAGGTCCGGCACGGTTGGCGCACGCACTACGACCTGGTGCGGCGGTCCCTCGCGCACGGCTTCTACCAGAGCTGGGACCTGCATCCGGCGCAGCTGGTGAGCCGGTACGCGGCGGTGTTCGCGGAATTCCGGGAAGCAGCCCCGGCGCAGGGTGAACGGCTCGCGGCCTACGCATCGGCCCGCGGCGGGGCGGTGCTCGACGAGCCCGCGACCGCGCGGGCGCTGGCGGCGTCGTTCGTGCGCGCGCTGGCCAACGGCGCCACCGATGCGGCCGAAGCCGAGGCGATGACCGGCCTGGACGAATCGAATTTGCGGCAACTCGCGCGGATGTGA
- the aceB gene encoding malate synthase A has translation MSETTPASVQVLGGPVERGAEILTGEALDFIAGLQRKFGARRDELLARRKQRRDEAARNGRLDFLEETREVRESDWQVATPPADIADRRVEITGPTDRKMSVNALNSGARVWLADLEDANTPHWENVVSGQVNLYDVVRKQVELSTPEGKQYKLRDDVQHAVPLVRPRGWHFDEKHLLVDGKPVVGALVDFGLYFFHNARELVNRGSGPYFYLPKMESHLEARLWNEVFTHAQQELGIPHGTIRGTVLIETFPAAFEMEEILYELRDHSAGLNAGRWDYLFSVIKTFRESDRYILPDRNTVGMTAPFMRAYTELLVRTCHKRGAFAIGGMAAFIPNKKDPEANEKAMNKVHEDKKREAGDGFDGSWVAHPGLVEICYEEFDAVLGDKPNQIDRKREDVAITADDLLAVDQTPGQKTIEGLRAAVDVGVRYIASWLGGNGAAAIHNLMEDAATAEISRSQIWQWLHNDVVLAGGEQVTADLVRQVLADTEKSLRAEEGFPNDNLGRAIELFEQVAVADEFVDFLTLPAYEAL, from the coding sequence ATGTCCGAAACGACCCCGGCGAGCGTGCAAGTGCTCGGCGGACCGGTGGAGCGCGGCGCGGAGATCCTCACCGGCGAAGCGCTCGACTTCATCGCCGGCTTGCAGCGCAAGTTCGGCGCCCGTCGCGACGAGCTGCTGGCCCGCCGCAAGCAGCGCCGCGACGAGGCCGCCCGCAACGGCAGGCTGGACTTCCTGGAGGAGACCCGGGAGGTCCGCGAGTCCGACTGGCAGGTCGCCACCCCGCCCGCGGACATCGCCGACCGGCGCGTGGAGATCACCGGGCCGACCGACCGCAAGATGTCGGTGAACGCGCTCAACTCCGGCGCCCGGGTGTGGCTGGCCGACCTGGAGGACGCCAACACCCCGCACTGGGAGAACGTGGTCAGCGGCCAGGTCAACCTCTACGACGTGGTCCGCAAGCAGGTGGAGCTGTCCACGCCGGAGGGCAAGCAGTACAAGCTGCGCGACGACGTGCAGCACGCGGTGCCGCTGGTGCGCCCGCGCGGCTGGCACTTCGACGAGAAGCACCTGCTGGTGGACGGCAAGCCGGTGGTGGGCGCGCTGGTCGACTTCGGGCTGTACTTCTTCCACAACGCCCGCGAGCTGGTGAACCGCGGCAGCGGCCCGTACTTCTACCTGCCGAAGATGGAAAGCCACCTGGAAGCGCGGCTGTGGAACGAGGTGTTCACGCACGCGCAGCAGGAGCTCGGCATCCCGCACGGCACGATCCGCGGCACCGTGCTGATCGAGACCTTCCCGGCGGCGTTCGAGATGGAGGAGATCCTCTACGAGCTGCGCGACCACTCGGCCGGGCTGAACGCGGGCCGCTGGGACTACCTGTTCAGCGTCATCAAGACGTTCCGCGAGTCGGACCGCTACATCCTGCCGGACCGCAACACCGTCGGGATGACCGCGCCGTTCATGCGCGCCTACACCGAGCTGCTGGTGCGCACCTGCCACAAGCGCGGCGCGTTCGCGATCGGCGGCATGGCCGCGTTCATCCCGAACAAGAAGGACCCCGAGGCCAACGAGAAGGCCATGAACAAGGTCCACGAGGACAAGAAGCGCGAGGCCGGTGACGGCTTCGACGGCTCCTGGGTCGCGCACCCGGGCCTGGTGGAGATCTGCTACGAGGAGTTCGACGCGGTCCTGGGCGACAAGCCGAACCAGATCGACCGCAAGCGCGAGGACGTCGCGATCACCGCGGACGACCTGCTCGCCGTGGACCAGACGCCGGGCCAGAAGACCATCGAGGGCCTGCGCGCGGCGGTGGACGTGGGCGTGCGCTACATCGCCTCCTGGCTCGGCGGCAACGGTGCGGCGGCGATCCACAACCTGATGGAGGACGCGGCGACCGCGGAGATCTCCCGTTCGCAGATCTGGCAGTGGCTGCACAACGACGTCGTGCTCGCCGGTGGCGAGCAGGTCACGGCGGATCTGGTGCGCCAGGTGCTCGCCGACACCGAGAAGTCGCTGCGCGCCGAGGAAGGATTCCCGAACGACAACCTCGGCCGGGCGATCGAGCTGTTCGAGCAGGTCGCGGTGGCCGACGAGTTCGTCGACTTCCTGACGCTGCCCGCTTACGAAGCGCTCTGA
- a CDS encoding IclR family transcriptional regulator — translation MTGRANQGGGVQSIERAFDILELMADAGGEVALSDLAEASGLPLPTIHRIMRTLVSSGYARQQPSRRYSLGPRLIRLGETASRALGSWARPYLAELTEAIGETSNMAVLDGDQVVYVAQVPSQHSMRMFTEVGRRVDAHATAVGKAVMATLGEGTVSQMLGRAGMRPQTERTITSVAAMQEELARVRSQGFAVDDGEQEVGVRCYAVAVPGAPAGAAISVSGPEGRMTRISPETLVPLMQRLSRELSAELKSVVSNPA, via the coding sequence ATGACCGGCCGCGCCAACCAAGGCGGAGGAGTGCAGTCGATCGAGCGCGCCTTCGACATCCTGGAACTGATGGCCGACGCGGGTGGCGAGGTCGCGCTGTCCGACCTCGCCGAAGCCTCCGGGCTGCCGCTGCCGACCATCCACCGCATCATGCGCACGCTCGTGAGCAGCGGCTACGCGCGCCAGCAGCCGTCGCGGCGCTACTCGCTCGGGCCGCGGCTGATCCGGCTGGGCGAGACGGCCAGCCGCGCGCTCGGCTCGTGGGCGCGGCCGTACCTGGCGGAGCTGACCGAAGCCATCGGCGAGACCTCGAACATGGCGGTGCTCGACGGCGACCAGGTCGTCTACGTCGCGCAGGTCCCGTCGCAGCACTCGATGCGGATGTTCACCGAAGTCGGGCGACGGGTCGACGCGCACGCCACCGCCGTCGGCAAGGCCGTGATGGCCACCCTCGGCGAGGGCACCGTGTCGCAGATGCTCGGCCGCGCCGGGATGCGGCCGCAGACCGAGCGCACCATCACCAGCGTGGCCGCCATGCAGGAAGAACTGGCGCGGGTCCGCTCGCAGGGCTTCGCCGTGGACGACGGCGAGCAGGAAGTCGGCGTGCGCTGCTACGCGGTGGCGGTCCCGGGCGCACCCGCGGGCGCCGCGATCTCCGTGAGCGGGCCGGAAGGGCGCATGACGCGGATCTCGCCGGAGACGCTGGTGCCGCTGATGCAACGGCTCTCGCGGGAACTCTCGGCCGAGCTGAAATCGGTGGTCTCCAACCCGGCGTAA
- the tsaE gene encoding tRNA (adenosine(37)-N6)-threonylcarbamoyltransferase complex ATPase subunit type 1 TsaE: MNTVSTVELPAESDALELGRSLGARLRAGDLVLLTGPLGAGKTVLAKGIAAGMGVTGQVTSPTFVIARVHHPAAGSGPALVHVDAYRLGGLADIDDLDLDTDLTEAAVVVEWGEGLAERLADEYLLVRLDRREDDVREATLEPHGQRWRDCGGEPGKP, translated from the coding sequence ATGAACACGGTGTCCACTGTGGAACTTCCTGCGGAGTCCGACGCGCTGGAGCTCGGGCGTTCGCTGGGCGCCCGGCTGCGCGCCGGCGACCTGGTGCTGCTCACCGGCCCGCTGGGGGCGGGCAAAACGGTGCTGGCCAAGGGGATCGCGGCCGGGATGGGGGTCACCGGCCAGGTCACCTCGCCGACGTTCGTGATCGCGCGGGTGCACCACCCGGCGGCCGGGTCCGGTCCGGCGCTGGTGCACGTGGACGCCTACCGGCTCGGCGGGCTGGCGGACATCGACGACCTCGACCTGGACACGGACCTCACCGAGGCGGCGGTGGTGGTCGAGTGGGGCGAGGGCTTGGCGGAGCGGTTGGCCGACGAATACCTGCTCGTCCGGCTCGACCGCCGCGAGGACGACGTGCGCGAGGCGACGCTGGAGCCGCACGGGCAGCGCTGGCGCGACTGCGGTGGTGAGCCGGGAAAACCCTGA
- a CDS encoding alpha/beta fold hydrolase translates to MKPWQTVAWAGGVLGAAVTGAAVGVVAHSTRIATQRKDPDDPLAEENLGKLKPDRHSTVAADDGVPLAVQEVKPADGGHAELTVVLVHGYALDSRCWHFQRRDLPLLTDPRVRVVLYDQRSHGRSGHSSRPNSTIEQLGKDLDAVLRATARRGPVVLVGHSMGGMAIMALAEQRPKLFRDRVCAVALLSTSAGEVGASGLPKPWLSKNNPVTRGLGVLAGMQPALVERVRRAGGQLSWSIVRSLAFGGRQVSPVMVDLMNDMIGATTVEVVTDFLETLGSHDRKAALAGLRHCEVLVLSGDADRMTPFTHSEVIAGELPDAELVRVPEAGHMAMLERHELVTEYLAALVRRAAARAEAEQKASS, encoded by the coding sequence GTGAAGCCTTGGCAGACCGTGGCCTGGGCCGGCGGGGTGCTCGGCGCCGCGGTCACCGGCGCAGCAGTGGGCGTGGTCGCGCACAGCACCCGCATCGCGACCCAGCGCAAGGACCCGGACGACCCGCTCGCCGAGGAGAACCTGGGCAAGCTCAAGCCCGACCGGCATTCCACGGTGGCCGCCGATGACGGCGTCCCGCTGGCGGTGCAGGAGGTCAAACCGGCCGACGGCGGGCACGCGGAGCTGACCGTCGTGCTGGTGCACGGCTACGCGCTGGACTCGCGGTGCTGGCACTTCCAGCGGCGGGACTTGCCGCTGCTGACCGATCCGCGGGTGCGGGTGGTGCTCTACGACCAGCGCAGCCACGGCCGTTCCGGGCATTCTTCGCGGCCCAACAGCACGATCGAACAGCTCGGCAAGGACCTGGACGCGGTGCTGCGGGCGACCGCGCGGCGCGGGCCGGTGGTGCTGGTGGGGCATTCGATGGGCGGCATGGCGATCATGGCGCTGGCCGAGCAGCGGCCGAAGCTGTTCCGCGACCGGGTGTGCGCGGTGGCGCTGCTGAGCACCTCCGCCGGTGAGGTCGGTGCCTCCGGACTGCCGAAGCCGTGGCTGTCCAAGAACAACCCGGTGACCCGCGGGCTCGGCGTGCTGGCCGGGATGCAGCCCGCGCTGGTGGAGCGGGTGCGCCGCGCGGGCGGTCAGCTGAGCTGGAGCATCGTGCGTTCGCTGGCGTTCGGCGGCAGGCAGGTCAGCCCGGTGATGGTGGACCTGATGAACGACATGATCGGCGCGACGACGGTCGAGGTGGTCACCGACTTCCTGGAGACGCTCGGTTCGCACGACCGCAAGGCGGCGCTGGCCGGGTTGCGGCACTGCGAGGTGCTGGTGCTCAGCGGCGACGCGGACCGGATGACGCCGTTCACGCACTCCGAGGTGATCGCCGGGGAGCTCCCGGACGCCGAGCTGGTGCGGGTTCCGGAGGCCGGGCACATGGCGATGCTGGAGCGGCACGAACTGGTCACCGAGTACCTGGCGGCGCTGGTGCGGCGGGCTGCGGCGCGCGCCGAGGCCGAGCAGAAGGCGAGCTCATGA
- the alr gene encoding alanine racemase yields MTEEPVHRADLRIDVGVLRHNVALLAERAQRSGARTMVVVKSDGYGHGALTMARAALDAGASALGVAAIDEALQLRRAGITAPLLCWLYPPGDDFAAAVAADVDLSASSRAELDAIIEAARSAGRTARVHLKIDTGLNRNGCPHELWPDLLDRAAAAQADGALEVVAVWSHLACADEIGHPSIDAQAERFHRAYEQALRAGLRPIRHLANSAALLTRPDLHFELVRPGIAAYGLDPVPQHGDHGLCPAMTFRSTVVQAKRVQAGESVSYGHLWTAERECTLALIPVGYADGVPRSLSGRMQVWLAGRRRPVVGRVCMDQLVVFCGDDPVGEGDEVVLFGTGELGEPTAAEWADELGTIHYEIVTGMYRPRVTRTVVRTEVPT; encoded by the coding sequence ATGACCGAGGAGCCCGTGCACCGCGCCGACCTGCGCATTGACGTCGGCGTGCTTCGCCACAACGTCGCGCTGCTGGCCGAACGCGCCCAACGGTCGGGCGCCCGCACGATGGTCGTGGTGAAGTCCGACGGCTACGGCCACGGCGCGCTCACGATGGCGCGGGCCGCGTTGGACGCGGGCGCTTCCGCGCTGGGCGTCGCGGCGATCGATGAGGCGCTGCAGCTGCGCCGCGCGGGCATCACGGCTCCGCTGCTGTGCTGGCTGTACCCCCCGGGTGACGATTTCGCCGCGGCCGTGGCCGCCGACGTGGACCTGTCCGCCTCCTCGCGCGCCGAGCTGGACGCGATTATCGAGGCGGCCCGGTCGGCAGGCCGCACGGCACGGGTGCACCTCAAGATCGACACCGGGCTGAACCGCAACGGCTGCCCGCACGAGCTGTGGCCGGATCTGCTGGACCGCGCGGCGGCGGCGCAGGCCGACGGCGCGCTGGAAGTCGTGGCGGTGTGGTCGCACCTGGCTTGCGCGGACGAGATCGGCCACCCGTCGATCGACGCGCAGGCCGAGCGCTTCCACCGCGCGTACGAGCAGGCCCTGCGGGCGGGCCTGCGCCCGATCCGGCACCTGGCGAACTCGGCGGCGCTGCTGACCCGCCCTGACCTGCACTTCGAGCTGGTGCGCCCGGGCATCGCGGCTTACGGCCTGGACCCGGTTCCGCAGCACGGCGACCACGGGTTGTGCCCTGCGATGACCTTCCGCTCGACGGTGGTGCAGGCCAAGCGGGTGCAGGCGGGCGAAAGCGTCTCCTACGGGCATCTGTGGACCGCCGAGCGGGAATGCACGCTCGCCCTGATCCCGGTCGGGTACGCCGACGGCGTGCCGCGGTCGCTGTCCGGCCGGATGCAGGTGTGGCTGGCGGGTCGTCGCAGGCCGGTCGTGGGCCGGGTGTGCATGGACCAGCTGGTCGTGTTCTGCGGCGATGACCCGGTCGGCGAGGGTGACGAGGTCGTGCTGTTCGGCACCGGCGAGCTGGGCGAGCCGACCGCCGCCGAGTGGGCCGACGAGCTGGGCACGATCCACTACGAGATCGTCACCGGCATGTACCGGCCCCGCGTGACCCGGACCGTGGTGCGGACGGAGGTCCCGACGTGA